AGATTCTGAATTACATCGCTGAACGGGAGTTGAGACTGCCCAGATCCTACTGACCTCCATCATCTGCCCTCCCATCGGCACCATCGGTGTCTAGTCGGTCGTCAGACGTCTTGAGCAATACAGTCAACATGGCCTGCAGCATCTGCAGGCGACACTCGAGATTTTGGTGCAAGGTGGCCAGAGAAGGCAGCCCGAGCGAGCGCCACTGCTTGGGGCGAGGCTGCGGTCAGTTCTTCAAGCAATCGTTGCACGGCCTTTCCCAATTCGGCGTGCGGCGACACCTCTGTAACGAGCCCTGCGTGCAACGCCTCGTCCGCCCCAAGTCGCTTGCCCGTGAGCATCATCTGGAGCGCCATTTTTGCTGGGATTGAGTTGAGCAGCGGGATGGTGATCATGTACGGCCAAGGCCAACCCTCGCTTCCGGAAGGTTCCGAGCGGTTGATCGTGAGCCTTCCGGCAGATCCCTGACGGTTGGTGACGACAGCGTCCACTGCGCCGCCTCTCTGGAGACGGACCCTGCTACAGTCAGTTATCAACGTCCACGTTGACTAGTGACCTGTGATCGAGGCGGCCAGCAGTGAGCGTGCAGCGGGGGGATGAACTGTGGGCTCCGCCGGCGCAAAGACGGCGAGAGGCTCGGATCACAGACTTCATGCGGTGGCTCGCCGACCGACACGGCGTGCATACCGCGGAGTATGAGGATGTTTGGCGTTGGTCGGTCGGCGACCTCGAACAATTCTGGTCGTCATTCGCCGAGTGGGCTCGAGTACGGTGGCATACCGAACCCGGATCAGCGCTAACCGATCGAACGATGCCCGGCGCTCGATGGTTTCCCGGTGCTCGCCTGAACTATGCCGAGCATCTCCTCTTCCCCCCGGGTGCGGACGCCCCCGGCGACCTCGCGGTGATCTTTGCGCGCGAAGACGGCCTGAACCGGGAGCTATCACGGCGGGAGCTTCGCGATGAGGTGGCCGCGGTGGCGGGTTGGTTGCGAGCTCAGGGCGTATGCCCCGGAGACCGGGTCGCCGGGTTGCTACCCAACTGCCCGGAAGCCCTAATCGCCATGATCGCGACCACCGCCATAGGTGCCATCTGGTCATCGTGCTCCCCAGACTTCGGCCCGCGAGCGGTGGTCGACCGCTTCGCGCAGATCCAGCCAACGATCCTGATCGCCGTGGACGGGTACCGATACGGCGGCCGGTCATTCACGATCCTCGACCGGATCCAAGCGCTTTGCGACGAGCTGCCGTCGTTGCAGGCCACGGTACTGCTACCCTACCCGGACGCCAATGCGGCCCTGCCGGGCGCCACCACGTGGGCTGATTTGCTTACCTCGCCAGCCTCAATTGCTTTCGAATCGATGCCTTTTGACGCGCCCCTTTGGATCCTCTATTCCTCGGGGACCACCGGGCT
This genomic stretch from Mycobacteriales bacterium harbors:
- a CDS encoding enoyl-CoA hydratase-related protein; the protein is MDAVVTNRQGSAGRLTINRSEPSGSEGWPWPYMITIPLLNSIPAKMALQMMLTGKRLGADEALHAGLVTEVSPHAELGKAVQRLLEELTAASPQAVALARAAFSGHLAPKSRVSPADAAGHVDCIAQDV
- a CDS encoding AMP-binding protein — protein: MRWLADRHGVHTAEYEDVWRWSVGDLEQFWSSFAEWARVRWHTEPGSALTDRTMPGARWFPGARLNYAEHLLFPPGADAPGDLAVIFAREDGLNRELSRRELRDEVAAVAGWLRAQGVCPGDRVAGLLPNCPEALIAMIATTAIGAIWSSCSPDFGPRAVVDRFAQIQPTILIAVDGYRYGGRSFTILDRIQALCDELPSLQATVLLPYPDANAALPGATTWADLLTSPASIAFESMPFDAPLWILYSSGTTGLPKPIVHSHGGILLEHMKQLALHLDIGPTDRFL